The ANME-2 cluster archaeon DNA window AGAAAAGGTTATGAAATGCTTGAGCCGGATGTGGTTAAAGTCGCAAGTCCGGTTCTTAGAGGGCTGGGGGCCGGTAACGGCCTCTGGCTACTCGGCGAAATGGTAAAAAGCAAATGACAATTTGCAATGAGTTGTATAGAGGTTCAAAATTTGCCTTTGCCCGAAAGGGTGCTGACTTACCAGTTGTGTTCCATTGTATGAATGGAGGCAAACCTATTAATGTGAGATACTCAACTACGCTGAAAAGCGAGAGACTCACAGACGCTCAAAGCGTTAATAGGCTGCAGACCGGAATTACAAAAGCAATTATCGAATTGATAACTGCTGCCCGATAAGGGTTATGGAATGCGTGAGCGGTATGAGGGGAAACTTTCACGTACCGTTCTTAGAGGGCTTGAGGCCGGCAACGGCCTCCGGCTACTTGACCGCACTCTGCGGTTAAGATTGAAATGATTTCAGCTCCCGTATTTCTTCAATCTTCCGCCGCCCCACCGCCCCTCTGCCCCGCAACTTATTAAACCCATAAAACGTTATATAAAAGTGCGCAATTATCATCATTAAATGAGGCAAAGCCATATGGAAAGCACGTTTACTGCAATATTTGAGAAAGCCGATGATTGGTATATCGGATACGTTGAAGAATTGCCTGGAGCTAACACCCAGGGAAAAACTCTCGAAGAAACTCGTGAAAATCTTCGCGAAGCAATCGAATTGATCTTGATCTCCAACAGAGAACTTGCAGAGATGGGCTTAACAGGCAAGGAATTTGTTCGAGAAGAAATCAAGGTTGCTGTCTGATGAAGCGACGGAAACTGCTTCGCCATATGGAGAAGCATGGGTGCAAGTTTCTTCGTGAGAGTGGGAATCACACTGTCTTCTACAATCCATTGAACATGAAGACATCTACTGTTCCCCGCCATAGCGAGATTATGGATGCTCTTGCCAAAAAGATCTGCAAGGACCTGGAAGTACCACAGCCCTAAATCATGCGTATCATCGTATAATACAATGTATGCGGCCCGCCTCTCTCGCTCAGCCTCACAGCCTGCGCCCTGGTGCTCTGCAATGCGTGCGGCGGCCTCGGGTGTTGGTAAGTGCTGTCGGCGGCCCCATGGCTGTAGAAATATACAATTTATGTGATATTTAAAATCGCAGAGCATTCTTACATTCCTGTGTGCGTTCAGTAACTAATATTGAACAGATTCAAGCACAGATTAGTTCCTTCATAAATATTCAGCAAGAGGCATGGTAACATAAACGATTATGCCAAATAATAAGTACCTGGTACCAACAACCAGGTTTTTTCA harbors:
- a CDS encoding type II toxin-antitoxin system HicA family toxin, producing the protein MKRRKLLRHMEKHGCKFLRESGNHTVFYNPLNMKTSTVPRHSEIMDALAKKICKDLEVPQP
- a CDS encoding type II toxin-antitoxin system HicB family antitoxin; translation: MESTFTAIFEKADDWYIGYVEELPGANTQGKTLEETRENLREAIELILISNRELAEMGLTGKEFVREEIKVAV